One Streptococcus gallolyticus subsp. gallolyticus DSM 16831 DNA window includes the following coding sequences:
- a CDS encoding heavy metal translocating P-type ATPase — MSEKNKKSLRRILLAILGFLLVFGVVKATQPSLPVQAALYAIPYLIAGYDVLRKAVLKISKGKVFSEHFLMTIATLGAFVLSFITNESEFAEAVFVMIFYQVGELFEHIAEGSSEKSIAELLNLRPDLVHLEKGDEVVDIDPQEVQEGQVISIHPGEKVAIDGILIAGESSVDTAALTGESLPQTVQVGDQVLSGMINMTGVIRVKVLHSVKDSTLSKILDLLENSAANKSKSEHFMTKFAAVYTPTVVIAAVILAVLPPLVSGNFAGNFPEWFSRALTFLVISCPCALVISIPLSFFGGLGACSKAGVLVKGSNYLESLASLESLLFDKTGTLTEGVFEVTALHPNDITDEQLLHLASHVERFSTHPIAQSLREAYEKEADDCSITDVTEKSGYGVSAIINGHNVAVGNTKFMDSLGAKWKACSKVGTIVHVAIDGAYAGHIVISDCIKSDTKEALEQFKQAGVKHLVMLTGDRREVAEKIADELGITDYQAELLPTDKVDELEKYLAKKLPRTTVGFVGDGINDAPVLARADVGIAMGGLGSDVAIEAADVVIMNDQLSKIAKAIKIARKTIRIAHENIIFSIGIKVLVLLLASFGMANMWLAIFADVGVTILATLNAMRTMTLT, encoded by the coding sequence ATGTCAGAAAAAAACAAAAAATCCCTTAGACGGATTTTACTAGCGATTTTAGGATTTTTGCTAGTTTTTGGAGTGGTAAAGGCAACACAACCATCTTTACCAGTACAGGCTGCACTTTACGCCATACCATATCTTATTGCTGGGTATGATGTTTTAAGAAAAGCGGTGCTGAAAATCAGTAAAGGAAAAGTTTTCAGCGAACACTTTTTGATGACGATAGCAACGTTAGGGGCATTTGTCTTGAGCTTTATAACAAATGAATCTGAGTTTGCGGAAGCTGTTTTTGTCATGATATTTTACCAAGTTGGTGAATTATTTGAACATATTGCAGAAGGTAGCAGCGAAAAATCAATTGCTGAATTGTTAAATTTACGCCCAGACCTTGTTCACTTAGAAAAAGGCGATGAGGTAGTTGATATTGACCCACAAGAAGTGCAGGAAGGGCAAGTCATTTCTATCCATCCTGGAGAAAAAGTGGCCATAGACGGTATTTTGATTGCTGGTGAATCCTCTGTTGATACAGCGGCTTTGACAGGTGAAAGCTTACCACAAACGGTTCAAGTTGGTGACCAAGTGCTTTCAGGAATGATTAACATGACAGGGGTTATTCGTGTTAAAGTTTTGCATTCTGTAAAGGATTCAACGTTAAGCAAGATTCTGGATTTACTAGAAAATTCTGCTGCTAACAAGTCAAAAAGTGAGCATTTCATGACAAAATTTGCGGCTGTTTATACGCCAACTGTGGTGATTGCAGCGGTGATTTTGGCTGTTTTGCCACCTCTCGTTTCTGGTAATTTCGCTGGGAATTTCCCAGAATGGTTTAGCCGTGCATTGACTTTCCTTGTGATTTCGTGTCCGTGTGCGCTTGTGATTTCAATTCCTTTGAGCTTTTTTGGAGGATTGGGAGCTTGTTCAAAAGCAGGTGTATTGGTTAAAGGGTCTAATTATTTGGAAAGTCTAGCTTCACTTGAGAGTTTGCTTTTTGATAAAACTGGAACTTTGACAGAAGGTGTTTTTGAAGTAACGGCACTTCATCCCAATGATATTACGGATGAGCAGTTGTTACATTTAGCCAGTCATGTGGAACGTTTTTCAACTCACCCAATTGCCCAATCGCTTCGCGAAGCTTATGAAAAAGAAGCAGATGATTGTTCCATTACAGACGTGACAGAAAAGTCAGGATATGGTGTCAGCGCTATTATTAATGGACATAATGTTGCTGTCGGAAATACCAAATTCATGGATAGCCTAGGGGCAAAATGGAAGGCTTGTAGCAAAGTTGGAACAATCGTTCATGTTGCTATTGACGGAGCGTACGCAGGGCACATTGTAATTTCTGATTGCATCAAGTCAGACACCAAGGAAGCCTTGGAACAATTCAAACAAGCTGGCGTTAAACATCTGGTGATGTTGACAGGAGACCGTCGTGAAGTTGCTGAAAAAATCGCTGATGAGCTAGGCATCACAGACTATCAAGCGGAGCTATTGCCAACAGATAAGGTTGATGAACTTGAAAAATATCTTGCTAAAAAATTACCACGTACCACAGTTGGCTTTGTCGGTGACGGTATCAACGATGCACCAGTTTTAGCCAGAGCTGATGTTGGAATTGCCATGGGTGGTCTAGGAAGTGATGTTGCCATTGAAGCGGCAGATGTGGTTATCATGAACGACCAATTATCAAAGATTGCCAAAGCGATTAAGATTGCTCGCAAGACCATTCGTATTGCTCATGAAAACATCATATTCTCAATTGGTATCAAAGTTCTAGTCTTATTACTAGCGAGTTTCGGAATGGCGAATATGTGGCTAGCAATTTTTGCAGATGTGGGAGTAACGATTCTCGCAACCTTGAATGCCATGCGTACCATGACATTGACATAA
- a CDS encoding DMT family transporter, whose translation MTWIYLIFAGILEVVWATSMKLSENFSRLGYSMVTILGMILSFVFLARALKDLPMSLAYPIWIGIGAIGTVVVGIIFLKDQLSPLAYLFLILVVIGIIGLKMTSGH comes from the coding sequence ATGACGTGGATTTATTTGATTTTCGCAGGAATATTGGAGGTAGTTTGGGCAACGAGTATGAAATTAAGTGAGAATTTTAGCAGGCTTGGCTACTCAATGGTAACCATTCTTGGAATGATTTTAAGCTTTGTCTTTTTAGCGCGTGCGTTAAAGGACCTTCCGATGAGTCTTGCTTATCCGATTTGGATAGGGATTGGTGCAATCGGAACAGTAGTTGTTGGAATTATCTTTCTGAAAGACCAATTATCACCGCTTGCCTACCTTTTTTTGATTTTGGTTGTCATTGGAATTATCGGTTTAAAAATGACCAGCGGACATTGA